In the Mycosarcoma maydis chromosome 6, whole genome shotgun sequence genome, one interval contains:
- a CDS encoding uncharacterized protein (related to ROT1 - molecular chaperone in the endoplasmic reticulum) gives MSAMPRNASSALSSVLAITCIALSLLAHSTMAQVVLTFQNVTSLMGTWSSGSQNVTTGIEFFNPVTQEFKLPATSGISYSFTDDGFFEEARYQFVSNPVTNRCFKASLIWQHGTYAFHSNGSITLSPFPADGYIQVLDPCGAQTSSIYSYSEFELISSWYNFQDDHPGFMPTGTTAYALQMSAFDGSKLSPLWLRNRPPNMLPTKQLFQQVLNDAAA, from the coding sequence ATGAGCGCTATGCCGAGAAATGCTTCCTCGGCGCTCTCGTCGGTGCTCGCGATAACCTGCATCGCCCTCTCCCTGCTCGCGCACAGCACCATGGCGCAGGTGGTGCTCACATTTCAAAACGTCACGTCATTGATGGGGACGTGGTCGTCTGGCTCGCAGAACGTCACTACCGGCATTGAATTCTTCAACCCGGTCACGCAAGAGTTTAAGCTACCGGCGACATCTGGCATCTCGTATTCCTTCACGGACGACGGCTTTTTCGAGGAGGCGCGCTACCAGTTTGTCTCGAATCCGGTCACCAATCGATGCTTCAAAGCCTCGCTTATCTGGCAACACGGCACATACGCTTTTCACTCAAACGGCTCGATCACGCTCTCGCCGTTCCCAGCAGACGGCTACATCCAGGTGCTCGATCCGTGCGGTGCGCAGACCAGCTCGATTTATAGCTACTCCGAATTCGAACTCATCAGCAGCTGGTACAACTTCCAAGACGATCACCCTGGCTTTATGCCTACAGGCACCACAGCGTACGCTCTTCAGATGAGTGCGTTTGACGGATCCAAGCTCTCACCTTTGTGGCTCAGAAATCGCCCACCCAACATGTTGCCCACCAAACAGCTCTTCCAACAGGTACTCAACGACGCCGCCGCTTGA